The following proteins are encoded in a genomic region of Saccharomyces mikatae IFO 1815 strain IFO1815 genome assembly, chromosome: 9:
- the SGN1 gene encoding Sgn1p (similar to Saccharomyces cerevisiae SGN1 (YIR001C); ancestral locus Anc_7.145) produces the protein MSQKEKTAPNPTSKAETFNNKKNDKHELELDELVGKLSIEGASQVSQKLSKEEKQAHQFEADSRSIFVGNITPNVTPEQIEEHFQECGLIKRITLLYDRNTGTPKGYGYIEFESPAFREKALQLNGAELKGKKIAVSRKRTNIPGYNRHYNTQNQYFQQWQWNYPLMAYPNPDSFPYYAPYPPNQSPNQNFGYNKSGYYRGPYNNKNRTHQKKYFNNSKDSARNSRSPSEKSVVMPSHDDKSCAQDKDS, from the coding sequence ATGTCccaaaaagagaaaactgCTCCCAACCCAACCTCAAAGGCTGAGActtttaataataaaaaaaacgaCAAACATGAGCTCGAGCTGGATGAACTTGTAGGTAAACTATCTATCGAAGGTGCCTCGCAGGTATCGCAAAAGCTAAGCAAGGAAGAGAAACAGGCTCATCAGTTTGAGGCTGACTCTCGTTCCATCTTTGTAGGCAACATTACACCAAATGTCACTCCAGAACAAATAGAGGAGCATTTCCAAGAGTGTGGTCTAATAAAAAGGATAACGCTTCTTTATGACAGAAATACAGGAACACCAAAAGGTTACGGCTATATTGAATTCGAAAGTCCAGCATTTAGAGAAAAGGCCCTTCAATTGAATGGGGCAGAACTCAAGGGTAAAAAAATCGCTGTCTccagaaaaagaactaaCATTCCAGGATATAATAGGCATTACAACACACAAAACCAGTACTTTCAGCAATGGCAATGGAATTATCCTTTAATGGCTTACCCTAATCCTGATTCTTTCCCTTATTATGCTCCCTACCCCCCAAACCAATCTccaaatcaaaattttggatACAATAAGAGTGGTTACTATAGAGGTCCTTACAATAACAAGAACAGAACCCATCAAAAAAAGTACTTTAACAATTCAAAAGACTCTGCCAGAAATTCTAGGTCTCCTTCCGAGAAATCCGTTGTCATGCCATCACATGATGATAAAAGTTGTGCCCAGGATAAAGATTCGTAA
- the MPH1 gene encoding 3'-5' DNA helicase (similar to Saccharomyces cerevisiae MPH1 (YIR002C); ancestral locus Anc_7.153), translating into MASADDYISDFEDDELDKLYEKAINKTVKETITRRAVPVQRDLHNNVLPRQKTVYEEIQRDVSFGSTHHELDYDALSFYVYPTNYEVRDYQYTIVYKSLFQNILCAIPTGMGKTFIASTVMLNYFRWTKKAKIIFTAPTRPLVAQQIKACLGITGIPSDQTAILLDKSRKNREEIWANKRVFFATPQVVENDLKRGVLDPKDIVCLVIDEAHRATGSYAYTNVVKFIDRFNSSYRLLALTATPASDLEGVQEVVNNLDISKIEIRTEESMDIVKYMKKRIKEKIEVPLLLEIEDIIEQLGIAIKPVLQQAVELGIYEECDPSQINAFKAMQQSQKIIANPTIPEGIKWRNFFILQLLNNVGQMLKRLKIYGIRTFFNYFQNKCTEFTTKYNLKKSTNKIAAEFYYHPILKNIGKQCERYLSDPKFVGHGKLQCVKDELMDFFHDRGSDSRVIIFTELRESALEIVKFIDSIADNRIRPHIFIGQARAKEGFDEVKYTRKHAPKGRKKIERLKRQEEEELLEAERNKRAKTDKFERIGRRTGSSEEAQISGMNQKMQKEVIHNFKIGEYNVLVCTSIGEEGLDIGEVDLIICYDTTSSPIKNIQRMGRTGRKRDGKIVLLFSGNESYKFERAMEDYSTLQALISKQCIDYKKSDRIVPKDIIPECHKTLITIDDENEVINEMEDVDEVIRYATQCMMGKKVKARKTVMKKKAQEKRKTKKFFMPDNVETNIISASSLLNKFLVNENGGILPITKSENFSKKQKVFKALDNLENDSTEEASSSLETEDEDIGVNNHAITRNDRSERQKELQVDVDFVKEDPARSRPLSNHAHPNMAIFVNDFSFPAKSEHNVEDIQKNQQGLKKEKESFVEKNKLRLTSNEKDSFRQHYIPESISFDVKPNIIQHTKGVKVPHCKKVSEVISLFNDERNDNKKRTIDMNYIKCLAKSMLRDTQDLWKSGDKNPVDNSISHDSSQSLILSNAELDDILGSDSDF; encoded by the coding sequence ATGGCCAGTGCAGATGATTACATTAGcgattttgaagatgatgaactGGACAAATTGTATGAAAAGGCTATCAATAAAACCGTCAAAGAAACGATAACGAGACGCGCCGTACCAGTTCAAAGAGATCTTCATAACAATGTTTTACCGAGGCAGAAAACTGTGTACgaagaaattcaaagagaTGTCAGTTTTGGGTCTACGCATCATGAGCTGGATTATGATGCTTTATCATTTTACGTGTACCCTACAAATTACGAGGTAAGAGATTATCAGTATACTATTGTTTATAAATCtttgtttcaaaacatATTATGCGCCATTCCTACAGGTATGGGTAAGACATTCATAGCCAGTACTGTAATGCTAAATTACTTTCGTTGGAccaaaaaagcaaaaattatTTTTACTGCTCCAACAAGACCTTTGGTGGCTCAGCAAATTAAGGCTTGTTTGGGTATAACAGGAATACCTTCGGACCAAACTGCTATCTTACTAGAcaaaagtagaaaaaatagagaagaaatttggGCTAATAAGAGAGTTTTCTTTGCCACACCACAAGTGGTGGAAAATGACTTGAAGAGAGGCGTGCTGGACCCTAAGGATATTGTTTGTCTTGTCATTGACGAGGCTCATAGGGCCACTGGTTCCTACGCGTATACAAATGTGGTAAAATTCATAGACAGATTTAATTCGTCATACAGATTATTAGCATTGACTGCTACACCAGCTTCTGATCTAGAAGGTGTTCAAGAAGTGGTCAATAATTTGGATATCTCAAAGATTGAAATCAGAACCGAAGAAAGTATGGATATTGTCAAgtatatgaagaaaagaataaaggaaaaaatcgAAGTACCTCTTTTGCTAGAGATTGAGGATATAATTGAACAATTGGGTATAGCTATCAAGCCCGTACTGCAACAGGCAGTGGAACTGGGTATATATGAAGAATGTGACCCTTCACAAATAAATGCCTTCAAAGCCATGCAACAAAGCCAAAAAATAATCGCGAACCCCACTATACCTGAAGGAATTAAGtggagaaattttttcattttacaGCTACTGAATAATGTAGGGCAaatgttgaaaagattaaaaatTTACGGGATAAGgacatttttcaattactTTCAGAATAAATGTACAGAATTTACTACGAAAtacaatctcaaaaaatctaCTAATAAGATTGCGGCTGAGTTTTACTACCACccaattttgaagaatatcgGAAAGCAATGTGAGCGCTATTTGAGCGATCCAAAGTTTGTGGGTCACGGGAAATTACAGTGTGTCAAAGATGAATTaatggatttttttcatgataGGGGTTCTGACTCGAGggttattattttcacAGAACTAAGAGAAAGTGCACTTGAAATTGTGAAGTTCATAGACTCGATAGCCGATAATAGAATCAGGCCTCACATTTTCATTGGACAAGCTCGTGCAAAAGAAGGTTTTGATGAAGTCAAATATACAAGAAAACATGCGCCAAAGGGGAGGAAGAAGATCGAAAGACTGAAAAGgcaagaggaagaggaacTTTTGGAAGCTGAACGAAATAAGAGAGCGAAGACCGATaagtttgaaagaattggcAGACGAACGGGAAGCTCTGAAGAGGCACAGATTAGTGGaatgaatcaaaaaatgcaaaaggAAGTTATCCATAACTTCAAAATAGGGGAATATAATGTCCTAGTTTGTACATCTATTGGAGAAGAAGGTTTGGATATCGGGGAAGTTGATTTGATAATTTGTTATGATACTACAAGTAGTCCaattaaaaatattcagcGTATGGGTAGAACAGGTAGAAAACGGGACGGAAAAATAGTACTGCTGTTTAGTGGTAATGAATCATACAAATTCGAGCGAGCTATGGAAGATTATTCAACACTTCAAGCACTCATATCTAAACAATGCATTGACTACAAAAAATCAGATCGAATAGTCCCTAAAGATATCATTCCCGAGTGTCACAAGACCTTAATTACgattgatgatgaaaacgAAGTAATAAATGAAATGGAAGATGTTGACGAGGTTATTCGTTATGCTACTCAGTGTATGATGGGTAAAAAAGTGaaagcaagaaaaacagtaatgaaaaagaaagctcaggaaaaaagaaagaccaagaaatttttcatgCCTGATAACGTTGAAaccaacattattagtgCAAGCAGTTTGCTCAATAAATTCTTGGTAAATGAGAATGGCGGAATATTACCAATAACAAAAAGTGAAAACTTTAGTAAAAAGCAGAAGGTTTTTAAAGCTTTGGATAACTTAGAAAACGATTCGACAGAAGaggcttcttcttctttagaaaCTGAGGATGAGGATATCGGTGTTAACAATCACGCTATTACTCGAAATGACCGAAGTGAACGTCAAAAAGAACTGCAAGTTGACGTTGACTTTGTTAAGGAAGATCCTGCTCGATCCAGACCACTTTCTAATCATGCTCATCCCAATATGGCCATATTTGTGAATGATTTCAGTTTCCCAGCCAAGAGTGAGCACAATGTGGAagatattcaaaaaaatcaacaaggtctcaaaaaagaaaaggaaagttTTGTCGAAAAGAATAAGCTTAGATTGACTTCCAACGAAAAGGATTCGTTTAGGCAACATTATATACCAGAAAgcatttcttttgatgTTAAGCCCAATATTATACAACACACTAAAGGTGTAAAAGTTCCACATTGCAAGAAGGTCTCAGAAGTCATCTCATTATTTAATGATGAGAGGAATGATAATAAGAAGAGAACAATTGACATGAACTATATCAAATGTTTGGCGAAAAGCATGTTACGGGATACACAAGATCTGTGGAAATCTGGCGACAAAAATCCGGTGGATAATAGTATCAGTCATGACTCATCCCAGTCTTTAATCTTGTCGAACGCAGAATTAGATGACATACTAGGATCAGATTCAgatttttga
- the AIM21 gene encoding Aim21p (similar to Saccharomyces cerevisiae AIM21 (YIR003W); ancestral locus Anc_7.156): MSSEDVPKIPERPSRRKTSELFPSPSTEAGDIKANSEPSTPLEKPNVPTRRPILKAKTMTSFECGTVPENLPQVPLQRPIRRSTTEELNNVMNNTSKELKEIESLITKHNTHYPFKKKSSTAVREGETAAIHQSEQRSLSDKDSFSPDLSLSVAKEHEKNEDSQPAVSSSNLLKSSHDEIAKGSDLKGRTEKQEVHTALDNEVGDRSGFEKGVTSEDVELPVDVDKEVEEDSVQSSGAATGSGVKAEKFTKLSESSFEELQKHQEQQEEKIFQNPTDEESTTSLNEKLEAENNLEVNRQPNRLPAPAKITQTTGTNIHSQSQGEQANDIPVIPRSRPKKDLQAGLGKEESFNVENKPTPEEHDSTHVDAEEKSEIPKVPSERPKRRAPPPVPKKPSSRIAAFQEMLQKQQQQDLHNNGISSAITASADTTKENTESSTASNSTNADFTNKLNGLLALPGMVNPGQLPASLGKRLSSSDAEPTGGKQEQPQAKGAPLGNIRRTKGPRGRKLPSKVADVEKVEEDENTNKIEIFNNWNVHFLCSKQRILANTNSNEQLEKTLDENSKNIPMGQSEVSSNEVGDALYPIVMEEKNVSTANAESVPDFSLSQTAAVGNRKTASEESLSPSDAIANRDQDDITQIQEQQMENQMEADMARELSDGYEDVDYALHSEEASTP; the protein is encoded by the coding sequence ATGTCATCGGAAGATGTGCCCAAAATACCCGAGAGACCTTCGAGGAGGAAGACATCTGAACTGTTTCCGTCACCTAGCACTGAAGCAGGGGATATAAAGGCCAACAGCGAACCATCAACACCTTTAGAAAAGCCCAATGTACCAACAAGGAGGCCCATTCTTAAAGCAAAAACGATGACTTCGTTTGAATGTGGTACAGTACCGGAAAATTTGCCTCAGGTTCCACTACAAAGGCCAATTAGACGCTCCACTACTGAAGAACTGAATAATGTAATGAATAACACCAGCAAGGAGCTGAAAGAGATTGAAAGCTTGATTACAAAGCATAATACACACTATCcatttaagaaaaaaagctcAACAGCTGTTCGAGAGGGAGAAACGGCAGCTATTCATCAAAGCGAACAAAGATCATTAAGCGACAAGGATTCTTTTTCTCCAGATCTATCCTTATCCGTAGCAAAGGagcatgaaaaaaatgaggaTAGTCAGCCTGCtgtatcttcttcaaatttattgaagtCATCTCATGATGAAATTGCAAAGGGCAGCGACTTAAAAGGCCGCACTGAGAAACAAGAGGTACATACCGCTCTAGACAATGAGGTTGGGGACAGAAGtggttttgaaaaaggagTCACCTCTGAAGATGTGGAATTACCGGTAGATGTTGACAAggaagttgaagaagatagtGTTCAGTCTTCGGGTGCAGCTACCGGATCTGGTGTCAAAGCTGAAAAGTTTACTAAGCTTTCTGAATCAAGTTTCGAGGAACTACAGAAGCATCAAGAGCAAcaggaagagaaaatatttcagAATCCAACCGATGAGGAAAGCACTACATCTCTAAATGAGAAACTGGAAGCCGAGAATAACCTGGAAGTAAATCGTCAGCCAAATAGGCTTCCTGCCCCTGCAAAAATTACCCAAACAACTGGCACAAATATCCATTCACAGTCACAAGGCGAACAGGCAAATGACATTCCAGTGATTCCACGGAGTAGACCCAAAAAGGATCTTCAAGCAGGCTtaggaaaagaagagtCATTTAATGTAGAAAATAAGCCTACACCAGAAGAACATGACTCAACCCACGTCGATGCTGAAGAGAAAAGCGAAATTCCAAAAGTTCCTTCTGAGAGACCAAAAAGACGTGCACCACCTCCAGTCCCCAAGAAACCCTCTTCAAGAATTGCGGCctttcaagaaatgttacaaaaacaacagcagcaagaTCTGCATAATAATGGAATTTCGTCGGCTATCACTGCTTCAGCAGATACCACAAAGGAAAATACAGAATCTTCTACTGCCAGCAATTCGACAAACGCCGATTTCACAAACAAACTGAATGGGCTGCTTGCGCTACCCGGTATGGTAAACCCCGGACAGCTTCCAGCTTCCTTAGGGAAGAGACTGTCCTCTTCTGACGCTGAACCTACCGGAGGAAAACAGGAGCAACCACAAGCGAAAGGCGCACCTTTAGGTAACATTAGGAGGACGAAGGGACCCCGTGGACGTAAATTACCTTCTAAAGTAGCTGATGTGGAGaaagttgaagaagatgaaaatactAATAAAATAGAGATATTCAACAATTGGAATGTTCACTTTCTCTGCTCCAAGCAAAGAATTTTGGCCAATACTAACTCCAATGAGCAACTAGAAAAGACTTTGGatgaaaattcaaaaaatatccCAATGGGGCAATCTGAAGTGTCCTCAAATGAGGTGGGGGATGCTCTCTATCCTATTGTCATGGAGGAAAAGAATGTGTCCACTGCCAATGCAGAATCGGTACctgatttttcattatcgCAGACAGCGGCTGTAGGCAATAGGAAAACTGCGAGTGAGGAGTCGTTGTCTCCATCAGATGCGATTGCTAACAGAGATCAAGATGATATAACGCAGATACAGGAACAACAAATGGAGAACCAAATGGAAGCGGATATGGCAAGAGAACTCTCTGATGGCTACGAAGATGTTGATTATGCATTGCATTCGGAGGAAGCGTCTACACCTTAA
- the DJP1 gene encoding Djp1p (similar to Saccharomyces cerevisiae DJP1 (YIR004W); ancestral locus Anc_7.157), whose product MVVDSEYYDLLGVSTTATAIEIKKAYRKKSIQEHPDKNPNDPKATERFQAISEAYQVLGDDELRAKYDKYGRKEAIPQGGFEDAAEQFSVIFGGDAFASYIGELMLLKNLQKTEELSAEDEAEKEKENVETKEESLAGNNTSSTAPSSAGATITTDEKSDKNELNIDASNLTVHNGNKENEQVGTETKKKKTKLEQFEEEQEAEKQKRVDQLSKTLIERLSILTESVYDDACKDSFKRKFEEEANLLKMESFGLDILHTIGDVYYTKAEIFLASQNLFGMGGIFHSMKAKGGVFMDTLRTVSAAIDAQNTMKELEKMKEAGTNNEPLFDKDGNEQVKPTTEELAQQEQLLMGKVLSAAWHGSKYEITSTLRGVCNKVLEDDSVSKKTLIRRAEAMKLLGSVFKKTFRTKVEQEEAQIFEELVAEATKKKRHT is encoded by the coding sequence ATGGTTGTTGATAGTGAGTATTATGATTTGTTGGGTGTATCGACCACTGCAACTGCCatagaaataaaaaaggcCTACAGGAAGAAATCTATTCAAGAGCATCCAGATAAGAATCCCAATGATCCCAAGGCTACCGAAAGGTTTCAAGCCATATCTGAGGCGTATCAAGTTTTGGGTGATGACGAGCTCCGAGCAAAATATGACAAATATGGAAGGAAAGAAGCTATACCTCAGGGTGGGTTCGAGGATGCAGCTGAACAATTTTCCGTCATCTTTGGTGGAGATGCGTTTGCGTCATATATTGGTGAACTGATGCTATTGAAGAATCTACAAAAAACTGAGGAATTAAGTGCTGAAGACGAAGCTGAAAAGGAGAAGGAAAATGTAGAAACGAAGGAAGAATCTTTAGCAGGTAATAACACGAGTAGTACAGCTCCCTCTTCTGCAGGAGCGACAATCACTACCGATGAAAAAAGCGATAAGAATGAATTAAACATAGATGCCAGTAATCTAACCGTACACAATggtaataaagaaaatgagcAGGTGGGAACCgagacaaagaaaaagaagacaaaaCTGGAGCAATTTGAGGAGGAACAAGAAGCTGAAAAGCAGAAACGAGTGGATCAATTGAGCAAAACATTGATTGAGAGATTATCGATATTAACAGAAAGTGTTTATGACGATGCCTGTAAAGATtccttcaaaagaaaattcgaGGAAGAGGctaatcttttgaaaatggaATCATTTGGTCTAGACATTTTACACACAATAGGTGACGTTTACTACACAAAGGCTGAGATTTTTCTTGCATCTCAGAACTTATTCGGAATGGGTGGCATATTCCACTCTATGAAGGCAAAAGGGGGCGTCTTTATGGATACATTAAGAACTGTTTCAGCAGCTATAGATGCCCAAAATACCATgaaagaacttgaaaaaatgaaggaaGCTGGTACAAATAATGAACCTTTATTTGACAAAGACGGAAATGAGCAAGTGAAGCCTACCACAGAGGAATTAGCACAACAAGAGCAACTGTTGATGGGCAAGGTATTATCTGCCGCTTGGCATGGCTCTAAATATGAAATAACATCCACTCTACGTGGTGTCTGTAATAAAGTATTAGAGGATGACTCAGTGAGTAAGAAGACACTTATCAGAAGAGCTGAAGCAATGAAACTACTGGGCTCGGTCTTCAAGAAAACCTTCAGAACAAAAGtcgaacaagaagaagcacAGATATTCGAAGAACTTGTTGCAGAAgccaccaaaaaaaaaagacacaCATGA